From a region of the Verrucomicrobiales bacterium genome:
- a CDS encoding purine-binding chemotaxis protein CheW has translation MSLEQSYIIFEVNGGAYGLKCAEVQHIEMLEHVTPVPNTALAVEGVVFSRGRVFPALNLRIRFGAPRKPHTLQTRLIFLKVQERVVGLIVDAAREFHQIPASAIRPVGDSLVGIEGNYVQGMTTVKGRSVLILDVARVLALDEVQIPIEDSLPVATSD, from the coding sequence ATGAGCCTCGAACAATCCTACATCATTTTTGAGGTAAACGGAGGAGCATACGGCCTGAAATGTGCAGAAGTGCAGCACATCGAGATGCTCGAACACGTCACGCCGGTGCCCAATACCGCTCTTGCCGTGGAAGGAGTGGTTTTTTCGAGAGGGCGAGTCTTTCCCGCCCTCAACCTCCGGATTCGATTCGGAGCTCCCCGCAAACCTCATACCCTTCAAACTCGCTTGATCTTTCTGAAGGTTCAGGAACGCGTCGTGGGATTGATTGTCGATGCTGCCAGAGAGTTCCACCAGATTCCCGCCTCCGCCATCCGTCCCGTGGGGGACAGCCTGGTGGGCATCGAAGGAAATTATGTGCAGGGCATGACCACCGTGAAGGGACGGTCAGTGCTGATCCTGGACGTGGCAAGAGTGCTCGCCCTCGATGAGGTTCAAATTCCCATCGAAGATTCGCTTCCGGTCGCAACCTCCGATTGA